A region from the Anoplolepis gracilipes chromosome 2, ASM4749672v1, whole genome shotgun sequence genome encodes:
- the LOC140663215 gene encoding uncharacterized protein has protein sequence MDDKRIVSETTSVVASDAFQDSESQNCEIAKCYSEKCAQNEENTQIENVTTIYTQMSDEDDASERTSSVDVENQLSLETDLESSIDCEKKFASVLHERAQKLWSEMTSLREKLNKEMALWKKEREEFQFLRKRSDALAFEEATAAARAAAAAYAVESPLSSDLSNIMDITSEQSIRELTILEYEKNLAKYQNSYSFEQAEQRYNSYKRALVDAYKQRLLEVERLCDEELENIRQNASCLQPFREIASQWSIDKNDRGDSQHVCNYQSDVEQYKIVEASCCNDRHVYGKIDDEVNMVPEMLCARFHREETT, from the exons ATGGACGACAAGCGCATAGTCTCAGAGACCACGTCTGTCGTCGCAAGCGACGCGTTTCAAGATTCAGAATCGCAAAACTGTGAAATTGCTAAATGTTACTCAGAGAAGTGTGcacaaaatgaagaaaatacgCAGATCGAAAACGTAACTACGATTTACACCCAGATGTCAGATGAGGACGACGCTTCTGAGCGAACGTCATCGGTCGACGTCGAGAATCAACTTTCCCTCGAGACAGATTTAGAATCATCCATTGACTGTGAAAAGAAATTCGC ATCTGTCCTTCACGAGCGTGCTCAGAAACTCTGGTCGGAGATGACGAGTCTTCGGGAAAAACTTAACAAAGAGATGGCTCTTtggaaaaaggagagagaggaattTCAGTTTTTACGCAAAAGAAGCGATGCCCTCGCATTCGAAGAGGCAACTGCGGCTGCACGTGCTGCAGCCGCAGCTTATGCCGTCGAATCGCCACTCTCAAGTGACTTAA GTAATATCATGGACATCACGTCGGAGCAGAGTATCAGAGAGCTCACGATACTCGAATACGAGAAAAATCTCGCCAAGTATCAAAATTCATATTCGTTCGAGCAAGCCGAGCAGCGTTACAACTCTTACAAACGTGCACTTGTTGACGCTTATAAGCAGCGGTTGTTAGAGGTCGAGCGTCTTTGCGACGAGGAATTGGAGAACATTCGTCAAAATGCGAGTTGCTTGCAGCCGTTTAGGGAGATCGCGTCGCAATGGTCCATCGACAAGAATGATCGCGGTGATTCACAGCACGTTTGCAACTATCAGTCCGATGTAGAACAATACAAGATTGTCGAAGCAAGTTGCTGCAATGATCGGCACGTATACGGGAAGATCGACGATGAAGTCAATATGGTTCCAGAAATGTTGTGCGCTCGATTTCATCGAGAAGAAACGACATGA
- the LOC140663216 gene encoding uncharacterized protein, giving the protein MKNSKARSSSSTFFPPLQSANRQTFDGKDERIHDETLDPVETLPPMIDKLSINKSTKRDSTSKLIQEATVQEDITEHDLKGRGFLYDIDGMSPEELYASLCRITENPQQPFSFLANISNEFADGNQSSMEMGKPTEIDMQLAAVAKRIESSKILLHKAKSYVEDINLRAKQNICSLSELNNYDDKTNIKKEEQSS; this is encoded by the exons atgaaGAATTCTAAAG CGAGATCTAGCTCGTCGACGTTTTTTCCGCCCCTACAATCGGCAAACCGCCAAACGTTTGACGGAAAAGATGAGCGTATTCACGATGAAACACTCGATCCCGTTGAAACACTGCCACCCATGATCGATAAATTATCTATCAATAAAAGTACAAAGCGAGATAGCACGAGTAAATTAATTCAAGAAGCTACAGTTCAAGAAGATATCACGGAACACGATTTAAAAGGAAGGGGTTTTTTATATGACATTGACGGAATGTCTCCGGAAGAACTGTACGCTTCTCTGTGTAGGATTACAGAAAATCCACAACAGCCGTTTTCATTTTTAGCAAATATCTCCAACGAATTTGCTGACGGCAATCAATCGTCGATGGAGATGGGGAAACCTACGGAAATTGAC ATGCAATTAGCTGCTGTAGCGAAGCGTATTGAgtcaagtaaaattttattgcacaaaGCTAAATCTTACGTAGAAGATATAAATCTTCGTgctaaacaaaatatttgttcattatcagaattaaataatt atgACGATAAAactaacataaaaaaagaagagcaGTCCTCTTAA
- the Sou gene encoding E3 ubiquitin-protein ligase RMND5A isoform X2: MQMSVATTSNTIIMEACNAVEREVDKVLSKFGAINEHAEAVLRDLINHIQSLKKDLEEVPANQELTAGQVQMLKQAMAKVRDTVQRLATDHRDLHSTVSKVGKAIDRNFIADFASTSREDVFSGPEKSHLLNQVICQHFYREGMLNIADELATEAGIKTEGRKEAFTELNYILDCLKQKNLEPALDWAKKHREALLEQNSSLEFKLHRLHFIRLVQQGPSKQREAILYARQNLTQFVGRYEKEVQSLMGTLLYLPHGIQSSPYSHLLDPTLWLEIHDVFTKEACTLLGLSVESPLSVCINAGSTALPALLNIKQVMQQRQVTGIWSGKDELPIEIDLGKQSRYHSVFACPILRQQSTENNPPMKLVCGHVISRDALNKLANTNKLKCPYCPAEQNPEDARLIYF; this comes from the exons ATGCAAATGTCAGTCGCGACGACAagcaatacaataataatggaGGCGTGCAATGCTGTGGAGCGTGAAGTAGACAAAGTTCTATCGAAGTTCGGCGCTATAAATGAACATGCTGAAGCGGTATTACGCGACCTGATCAATCACATTCAATCCCTGAAAAAAGATCTAGAAGAAG TACCAGCCAATCAAGAATTAACAGCTGGCCAAGTGCAAATGTTAAAGCAAGCAATGGCCAAAGTACGCGACACTGTACAAAGATTAGCAACAGATCATCGCGATTTGCATAGTACAGTATCAAAAGTGGGCAAAGCGATAGATAGAAATTTCATTGCCGATTTTGCAAGTACAAGTAGAGAGGATGTGTTTTCTGGACCTGAAAAGTCTCATCTTCTAAATCAAGTAATCTGCCAACACTTTTATCGTGAAGGAATGTTAAATATTGCTGATGAATTGGCAACA gAAGCAGGCATTAAAACCGAAGGCAGAAAGGAAGCGTTTACagagttaaattatatattagattgtttaaaacagaaaaaccTGGAACCTGCATTAGATTGGGCTAAAAAACATAGAGAAGCACTTTTGGAACAG AATTCTTCTCTCGAGTTTAAACTGCACAGACTACATTTCATAAGATTAGTTCAACAAGGCCCCAGCAAGCAGAGAGAAGCGATACTTTACGCCCGTCAAAATCTTACACAATTTGTCGGACGTTATGAAAAAGAAGTACAGTCTCTAATGGGGACGTTACTTTATTTGCCACACGGAATCCAATCGTCTCCCTACAGTCACTTATTAGATCCGACTTTGTGGCTCGAAATACACGATGTTTTCACCAAGGAAGCATGCACATTATTAGGCTTAAGTGTTGAAAGCCCGCTCTCTGTCTG TATCAACGCAGGATCCACCGCATTACCTgcactattaaatattaaacaggTCATGCAGCAGAGACAAGTAACTGGCATTTGGAGTGGTAAAGATGAATTACCT ATTGAAATAGACTTAGGAAAGCAAAGTCGTTATCATTCAGTCTTTGCCTGTCCAATTCTTAGGCAACAAAGTACAGAGAATAATCCTCCAATGAAATTAGTTTGTGGTCACGTTATCTCTCGAGACGCGTTAAACAAACTCGCTAATACGAATAA GTTGAAATGCCCATACTGCCCGGCGGAGCAGAATCCTGAAGATGCGagacttatttatttttaa
- the Sou gene encoding E3 ubiquitin-protein ligase RMND5A isoform X1, with product MQMSVATTSNTIIMEACNAVEREVDKVLSKFGAINEHAEAVLRDLINHIQSLKKDLEEVPANQELTAGQVQMLKQAMAKVRDTVQRLATDHRDLHSTVSKVGKAIDRNFIADFASTSREDVFSGPEKSHLLNQVICQHFYREGMLNIADELATEAGIKTEGRKEAFTELNYILDCLKQKNLEPALDWAKKHREALLEQNSSLEFKLHRLHFIRLVQQGPSKQREAILYARQNLTQFVGRYEKEVQSLMGTLLYLPHGIQSSPYSHLLDPTLWLEIHDVFTKEACTLLGLSVESPLSVCINAGSTALPALLNIKQVMQQRQVTGIWSGKDELPIEIDLGKQSRYHSVFACPILRQQSTENNPPMKLVCGHVISRDALNKLANTNKNQFISRLKCPYCPAEQNPEDARLIYF from the exons ATGCAAATGTCAGTCGCGACGACAagcaatacaataataatggaGGCGTGCAATGCTGTGGAGCGTGAAGTAGACAAAGTTCTATCGAAGTTCGGCGCTATAAATGAACATGCTGAAGCGGTATTACGCGACCTGATCAATCACATTCAATCCCTGAAAAAAGATCTAGAAGAAG TACCAGCCAATCAAGAATTAACAGCTGGCCAAGTGCAAATGTTAAAGCAAGCAATGGCCAAAGTACGCGACACTGTACAAAGATTAGCAACAGATCATCGCGATTTGCATAGTACAGTATCAAAAGTGGGCAAAGCGATAGATAGAAATTTCATTGCCGATTTTGCAAGTACAAGTAGAGAGGATGTGTTTTCTGGACCTGAAAAGTCTCATCTTCTAAATCAAGTAATCTGCCAACACTTTTATCGTGAAGGAATGTTAAATATTGCTGATGAATTGGCAACA gAAGCAGGCATTAAAACCGAAGGCAGAAAGGAAGCGTTTACagagttaaattatatattagattgtttaaaacagaaaaaccTGGAACCTGCATTAGATTGGGCTAAAAAACATAGAGAAGCACTTTTGGAACAG AATTCTTCTCTCGAGTTTAAACTGCACAGACTACATTTCATAAGATTAGTTCAACAAGGCCCCAGCAAGCAGAGAGAAGCGATACTTTACGCCCGTCAAAATCTTACACAATTTGTCGGACGTTATGAAAAAGAAGTACAGTCTCTAATGGGGACGTTACTTTATTTGCCACACGGAATCCAATCGTCTCCCTACAGTCACTTATTAGATCCGACTTTGTGGCTCGAAATACACGATGTTTTCACCAAGGAAGCATGCACATTATTAGGCTTAAGTGTTGAAAGCCCGCTCTCTGTCTG TATCAACGCAGGATCCACCGCATTACCTgcactattaaatattaaacaggTCATGCAGCAGAGACAAGTAACTGGCATTTGGAGTGGTAAAGATGAATTACCT ATTGAAATAGACTTAGGAAAGCAAAGTCGTTATCATTCAGTCTTTGCCTGTCCAATTCTTAGGCAACAAAGTACAGAGAATAATCCTCCAATGAAATTAGTTTGTGGTCACGTTATCTCTCGAGACGCGTTAAACAAACTCGCTAATACGAATAA aaatcaatttatttccaGGTTGAAATGCCCATACTGCCCGGCGGAGCAGAATCCTGAAGATGCGagacttatttatttttaa
- the LOC140676388 gene encoding V-type proton ATPase subunit e 2: MGASAIPVLAFTILWGIVLFLGVALPLFVPKGPNRGILQVLLILTGFTCWLFWLCCYMAQMNPLIGPKLDNITILIMAREWGNPIMK, translated from the exons atgggCGCATCCGCGATACCTGTATTAGCTTTCACAATACTCTGGGGCATCGTATTATTCTTAGGAGTAGCTCTACCTCTTTTCGTTCCCAAAGGACCAAATCGTGG gATACTTCAAGTTCTGTTAATATTGACGGGTTTTACATGTTGGTTGtt cTGGCTATGTTGCTATATGGCACAAATGAATCCACTGATTGGAccaaaattagataatataacaatattaattatggcTCGTGAATGg GGTAATCCTATTATGAAATGA
- the LOC140676492 gene encoding LITAF domain-containing protein: MSAMHKNGPPPPYEPPPYAPPAYSQNVGGVPPASPFTPAQAYANGPTIVTTIVPVGPHSTHTICPHCHAEIDTTTKTEPGMIAYISGIIIALLGCWLGCCLIPCCIDECMDVHHTCPNCKAYLGRHRR, encoded by the exons ATGAGCGCTATGCATAAGAACGGACCCCCGCCACCTTATGAACCGCCTCCATATGCACCGCCTGCTTACTCTCAAAATGTAGGAGGAGTCCCACCTGCCAGTCCATTTACGCCAGCGCAAGCTT ATGCAAATGGACCAACTATAGTTACAACCATTGTCCCAGTTGGACCACATTCAACCCACACGATTTGCCCACATTGCCATGCTGAAATAGATACAACGACAAAGACAGAACCTGGCATGATTGCTTATATTTCAGGAATTATAATAGCGCTATTGgg atGTTGGTTGGGTTGCTGCTTGATTCCTTGTTGCATCGATGAGTGCATGGATGTTCATCATACTTGCCCGAATTGTAAAGCGTATCTGGGACGTCATAGAAGATAA
- the Cutlet gene encoding chromosome transmission fidelity protein 18 homolog has product MADEFPNPDEEFDFVCQADFEALRELEELETLAQPGPSRVSQTASSSKGQGIKTSSSVNFDKVIDSDAANNKKKRGYEEIYGDSTPNSSKKRSYEELFGDISDILATDVSVDVNLVEEPKEKKLRWDQPEDVIKKILDARQLLHDGDAVMKTKYDENKKNSISLRVPPWNFVAVTRLYDSQRLYIRVRNAQKDQIKQTKRPITNLLSVSYNQLKAQAQEIMAIKNELSVQPVSNLCDTNNIINDELWVDKYRPRSYLELLSDETVNRQLLYWLKLWDKIVFHRNIVKPKKKQLSTFGKKKDIEDEKDIEEVDSKGYPIKRIALLSGPPGLGKTTLAHIAARHAGYNVVEVNASDERTPDTFRQILLASTEMKSVIGADPRPNCLIFDEIDGAPAASIELLLKFVQGKLVSKTKKNKGQSEKTSDGCARPVVCICNEPYAPTLRTLRAAAIIIPVPEVSPLRLAERLMEIARKEKLNVDFGDLVKIAERSGCDVRACVGALQYMGGANLKENISLGLKDTRKNLFDSWKSILTIPMNKEGMITVPERIQNVLRTVQNGESEKLAQGIFHNYPEVCDKKLGNVSTSLEWFQFYDLVTSLVIHKQVWSLMPYTNYGFIAWHLHLARTQKVKLSYPTITNEVIQKSAKNTGILTAIRRVCGRDALTLSTDIAGFLPDLLAPKLRTVPSHLYSAKEKADLARIVNVMLDFGLSFVQEKNSQGGYIYNLDPNILEVGVFPNCNPHRYLAYAVQQIITQELEVERLRRASILTGLGAVSLSENMANSGKSKTTENNKDNKKDKSSNPPNGTKAGKSATSLKEVVYKDFFGNIITNENENKMTNRISPKSQKGYSLMQNILTKHGIWYKYKEGCNNAVRRSVFMEKLL; this is encoded by the exons ATGGCTGATGAATTTCCAAATCCGGATGAAGAATTCGATTTTGTCTGTCAAGCAGATTTTGAAGCTCTGAGAGAATTAGagg AACTTGAGACATTGGCACAACCTGGTCCTAGCAGAGTATCTCAAACAGCAAGTAGTAGCAAAGGTCAAGGCATTAAAACTTCCAGTTCtgttaattttgataaagttaTTGACAGTGATGCagctaacaataaaaaaaaacgcggcTATGAAGAAATATATGGTGATAGTACACCTAACAGTAGTAAAAAACGTAGTTATGAAGAATTGTTTGGCGATATATCTGATATCTTAGCGACAGATGTTTCAG ttgaTGTTAATCTTGTTGAGGAACCAAAAGAAAAGAAGCTTCGTTGGGATCAGCCTGAAgatgtgattaaaaaaatattagatgcAAGACAGTTACTACATGATGGGGATGCAGTGatgaaaacaaaatatgatgaaaa CAAGAAAAATTCCATTTCTTTACGAGTTCCACCGTGGAATTTTGTGGCGGTCACGAGATTGTATGATTCCCAGCGCTTATACATCAGAGTTAGAAATGCACAAAAGGACCAAATTAAACAGACTAAACGACCGATTACTAATCTGTTGTCAGTGTCTTACAACCAATTAAAAGCTCAAGCTCAAGAAATT aTGGCGATAAAAAATGAGTTATCAGTACAGCCAGTATCCAATTTGTGCGATactaataacataattaatgacGAATTATGGGTAGATAAATATCGTCCTCGATCGTATTTAGAATTACTTTCGGACGAAACGGTTAACAGACAGCTATTATATTGGCTGAAGCTTTGGGATAAAATAGTATTTCATCGAAATATCGTAAAACCAAAGAAGAAACAGCTGTCTACGtttggaaagaaaaaagatattgaagatgaaaaagatattgagGAAGTGGATAGCAAAGGATATCCAATAAAAAGGATAGCCCTACTGAGTGGACCACCTGGATTGGGAAAAACGACTTTAGCACATATAGCAGCCAGACATGCTGGTTATAATGTCGTAGAAGtcaacgcgagtgatgaaaggACTCCTGATACGTTTAG ACAGATTCTTCTTGCATCAACAGAGATGAAATCCGTAATAGGTGCGGATCCCCGACcgaattgtttaatttttgatgAGATTGATGGTGCACCAGCTGCGTCCATCGAACTGCTCTTAAAATTCGTTCAAGGTAAATTAGTATCGAAAACTAAAAAGAACAAGGGACAATCGGAGAAAACGTCCGATGGTTGTGCACGTCCTGTAGTGTGCATCTGTAATGAACCATATGCACCAACGTTAAG aaCGTTAAGAGCTGCTGCTATAATAATTCCGGTACCGGAAGTAAGTCCTTTAAGATTAGCAGAACGTTTAATGGAGATAGCGAGAAAGGAAAAGTTAAATGTAGACTTTGGTGATCTTGTAAAAATAGCAGAAAGGTCTGGTTGTGACGTTCGAGCTTGCGTAGGGGCATTACAATATATGGGTGGGgctaatttaaaagaaaatatatctctagGCTTGAAAGATActcgtaaaaatttatttgattcgtGGAAAAGTATATTAACAATTCCTATGAACAAGGAAGGGATGATTACTGTACCTGAGAGAATCCAGAATGTATTGAGAACAGTGCAAAAtg gTGAATCAGAAAAATTGGCACAaggaatatttcataattatccTGAAGTCTGTGATAAGAAACTGGGTAATGTATCCACGTCCCTGGAATGGTTTCAATTTTACGACTTAGTAACATCGCTTGTTATACACAAGCAAGTTTGGTCACTTATGCCTTACACGAATTACGGATTTATTGCATGGCACTTGCATCTTGCGCGAACGCAAAAAGTGAAATTGTCTTATCCTACTATTACTAACGAA gtaATTCAGAAATCAGCGAAAAATACAGGTATTTTAACGGCGATACGAAGAGTCTGCGGACGCGATGCTCTCACTCTAAGTACGGATATCGCTGGTTTTTTACCAGACCTCCTAGCACCCAAATTACGTACAGTGCCTTCTCATTTATATTCAGCGAAAGAGAAAGCTGATCTCGCTAGAATAGTAAACGTGATGCTTGATTTTGGTTTATCATTTGTGCAAGAAAAGAATTCTCAAGGAGGCTACATCTATAATTTAGATCC taacatTTTGGAAGTTGGAGTTTTTCCCAATTGCAACCCGCATCGATATCTCGCGTACGCGGTTCAACAAATAATTACGCAAGAATTGGAGGTTGAACGTTTAAGGCGGGCAAGTATCTTGACGGGACTTGGTGCAGTTAGCTTGTCAGAAAACATGGCAAATTCAGGAAAGTCCAAAactacagaaaataataaagataataagaaGGATAAATCTTCTAATCCACCGAATGGCACAAAAGCGGGAAAAAGTGCAACGTCGTTAAAGGAAGTA gtatataaagattttttcgggaatattattacaaacgagaacgaaaataaaatgacgAATCGTATTTCTCCAAAATCGCAAAAGGGATATTCCCTAATGCagaatattttgacaaaacaCGGAATATggtacaaatataaagaaggTTGTAATAACGCTGTTCGCCGAAGTGTATTCATGGAGAAACTTTTGTAA
- the LOC140676491 gene encoding polyisoprenoid diphosphate/phosphate phosphohydrolase PLPP6-like — MQMEEKREVPSKLRTFLAVDAYLTNAFVNWAQQFLFLRQLKTYHVFLKISCHSIIWLATNLVLIWTFNISNLYQMQVNLFIGLLLDIILVSVLKAVARRRRPTTNDNLSPSKDSFPSGNASRAAFITYFFIILWPVPLICMPPLLAWSFSICMSRLLKREHHIGDVLTGIALGIFEGMLIGYIYLEQETCTNLVWWITDEKISGAEYDV, encoded by the exons atgcaaatg GAGGAGAAAAGAGAAGTCCCATCGAAATTAAGGACGTTTTTAGCAGTTGATGCTTATTTAACTAATGCTTTTGTTAATTGGGcacagcaatttttatttttgaggcAACTGAAAACATATCACGTGTTCTTAAAG ATATCATGTCATAGTATAATATGGCTGGCAACTAATCTGGTCTTAATCTggacttttaatatttcaaatttatatcaaatgcaAGTCAATCTTTTCATAG GTTTATTGctagatattattttagtctctGTATTAAAAGCGGTAGCAAGAAGGAGACGGCCTACAACTAACGACAATCTCTCTCCCAGTAAAGATTCTTTTCCATCTGGAAATGCGTCACGTGCTGCATTcatcacatatttttttatcattttatggCCTGTGCCCTTAATATGTATGCCGCCATTATTAGCATGGTCCTTTTCCATATGCATGTCCAGGCTTCTGAAGAGGGAACATCACATAGGCGATGTTTTGACAGGGATAGCTCTTGGTATTTTCGAAGGTATGCTAAtaggatacatatatttggaACAAGAAACTTGCACCAATTTAGTTTGGTGGATTactgatgaaaaaatatctgGAGCTGAGTatgatgtttaa
- the LOC140676490 gene encoding alpha-tubulin N-acetyltransferase isoform X2, translating into MEFKFNVNKLLPRKINKVTHNLLPEDFKGDRRELNECQRLLSRILDDMGEASARAQGLNKPITSALKLRDTDHTIYLLVDNEANNGLGSVVGLLKTGSKNLFLFDEIGEHYQLQARCILDFYVHESRQRMGLGNILYQHMLSEENIRPVKLAIDRPSEKFLAFLRKYYGLLKIIPQNNKFVVFEGFFDDESRDVRTNRYSLPPRTSLDDGTPGNNNNNGKNGASLNGVPYVTSVSRSSFGRYAAARPPCSMANIIHNTAMLGQSTERTGSDSGSVSPPPPQKLERPRSLSIYSEEEQKQRSLEMNTVPTPIVPDNQTKSFVPILLEAEKTEKNVKPSPSCGQEVTTGTNQHGHLDLKFYHSPLW; encoded by the exons CGAATGTCAAAGACTATTAAGCAGAATATTGGACGATATGGGCGAGGCATCGGCGAGGGCTCAAGGACTCAATAAGCCCATCACCAGCGCTCTTAAACTGCGGGACACAGATCATACTATTTATCTGCTCGTAGATAATGAAGCAAACAA TGGACTGGGTAGCGTGGTGGGTTTATTGAAGACGGGATCGAAGAATCTCTTTCTGTTCGACGAGATAGGAGAGCATTATCAACTGCAAGCGAGATGCATCTTGGACTTTTACGTGCACGAATCACGGCAACGTATGGGCCTGGGAAATATTCTCTATCAACACATGTTATCT GAGGAGAACATCAGGCCAGTGAAATTGGCCATTGATCGACCGTCGGAAAAATTCTTAGCTTTCCTACGCAAGTATTACGGACTCTTGAAGATTATTCCACAGAACAATAAATTCGTCGTTTTTGAAGGATTCTTCGATGACG AGAGCCGAGATGTGCGGACGAACAGATATAGTTTACCTCCCAGAACGAGCTTGGACGACGGAACGCCGggcaataataacaataatgggAAGAACGGTGCTAG TCTCAACGGAGTCCCGTATGTAACGTCCGTTTCGCGTAGCTCATTCGGTAGATACGCCGCGGCGCGACCGCCCTGTTCCATGGCAAAC ATAATCCATAACACAGCGATGCTTGGTCAATCAACCGAGCGTACTGG TAGCGATAGCGGCAGCGTATCGCCGCCCCCGCCGCAGAAGCTGGAACGACCGCGTTCTTTGAGCATCTACTCCGAGGAGGAGCAGAAGCAACGTAGCCTCGAGATGAACACCGTCCCGACGCCGATCGTGCCGGATAATCAAACAAAGTCCTTCGTTCCTATCTTGTTGGAAGCCGAGAAAACGGAGAAGAATGTAAAGCCATCGCCGTCGTGCGGTCAGGAAGTGACCACCGGTACCAATCAACACGGACATCTGGATCTCAAGTTTTATCATTCACCCTTGTGGTGA
- the LOC140676490 gene encoding alpha-tubulin N-acetyltransferase isoform X1, whose product MEFKFNVNKLLPRKINKVTHNLLPEDFKGDRRELNECQRLLSRILDDMGEASARAQGLNKPITSALKLRDTDHTIYLLVDNEANNGLGSVVGLLKTGSKNLFLFDEIGEHYQLQARCILDFYVHESRQRMGLGNILYQHMLSEENIRPVKLAIDRPSEKFLAFLRKYYGLLKIIPQNNKFVVFEGFFDDESRDVRTNRYSLPPRTSLDDGTPGNNNNNGKNGASLNGVPYVTSVSRSSFGRYAAARPPCSMANIIHNTAMLGQSTERTGSSDSGSVSPPPPQKLERPRSLSIYSEEEQKQRSLEMNTVPTPIVPDNQTKSFVPILLEAEKTEKNVKPSPSCGQEVTTGTNQHGHLDLKFYHSPLW is encoded by the exons CGAATGTCAAAGACTATTAAGCAGAATATTGGACGATATGGGCGAGGCATCGGCGAGGGCTCAAGGACTCAATAAGCCCATCACCAGCGCTCTTAAACTGCGGGACACAGATCATACTATTTATCTGCTCGTAGATAATGAAGCAAACAA TGGACTGGGTAGCGTGGTGGGTTTATTGAAGACGGGATCGAAGAATCTCTTTCTGTTCGACGAGATAGGAGAGCATTATCAACTGCAAGCGAGATGCATCTTGGACTTTTACGTGCACGAATCACGGCAACGTATGGGCCTGGGAAATATTCTCTATCAACACATGTTATCT GAGGAGAACATCAGGCCAGTGAAATTGGCCATTGATCGACCGTCGGAAAAATTCTTAGCTTTCCTACGCAAGTATTACGGACTCTTGAAGATTATTCCACAGAACAATAAATTCGTCGTTTTTGAAGGATTCTTCGATGACG AGAGCCGAGATGTGCGGACGAACAGATATAGTTTACCTCCCAGAACGAGCTTGGACGACGGAACGCCGggcaataataacaataatgggAAGAACGGTGCTAG TCTCAACGGAGTCCCGTATGTAACGTCCGTTTCGCGTAGCTCATTCGGTAGATACGCCGCGGCGCGACCGCCCTGTTCCATGGCAAAC ATAATCCATAACACAGCGATGCTTGGTCAATCAACCGAGCGTACTGG CAGTAGCGATAGCGGCAGCGTATCGCCGCCCCCGCCGCAGAAGCTGGAACGACCGCGTTCTTTGAGCATCTACTCCGAGGAGGAGCAGAAGCAACGTAGCCTCGAGATGAACACCGTCCCGACGCCGATCGTGCCGGATAATCAAACAAAGTCCTTCGTTCCTATCTTGTTGGAAGCCGAGAAAACGGAGAAGAATGTAAAGCCATCGCCGTCGTGCGGTCAGGAAGTGACCACCGGTACCAATCAACACGGACATCTGGATCTCAAGTTTTATCATTCACCCTTGTGGTGA